From Flavobacteriales bacterium, the proteins below share one genomic window:
- the crcB gene encoding fluoride efflux transporter CrcB, translated as MSLQAIIAVFLGGGIGSLCRFLVSLGVLRLSPSAFPWGTLTANVLSCVIMAGGLYYFADKLPEGSWQRLFIVVGLCGGFSTFSTFSLENFLLIKQGNFGFLILNILLSILLCLMVFWAMERAEGVGS; from the coding sequence ATAGCTGTATTCCTGGGTGGAGGTATCGGCAGTCTCTGTCGATTCCTAGTCTCTCTAGGTGTATTGCGACTGAGTCCATCGGCTTTTCCCTGGGGTACACTCACAGCCAATGTGCTGAGCTGTGTCATCATGGCGGGCGGACTGTATTATTTTGCAGATAAACTTCCTGAAGGATCATGGCAACGACTATTCATCGTAGTGGGTCTGTGTGGAGGTTTTAGTACATTTTCTACATTCTCTTTGGAGAATTTTCTACTGATCAAACAAGGGAATTTCGGCTTCTTGATTCTCAATATCCTACTGAGCATCCTATTGTGCTTGATGGTCTTTTGGGCCATGGAGAGGGCAGAAGGTGTTGGTTCTTAA